Proteins from a genomic interval of Candidatus Bathyarchaeota archaeon:
- the cca gene encoding CCA tRNA nucleotidyltransferase yields the protein MVSKLEGILQKILENTTPTFEKKKRVLALAKKLTRKVEEVALKAELDVEVRVEGSIAKNTWLRESPDIDIFMRVSSTVPREAFGTTCLDIARKATAGAEQIERFAEHPYLEAVIDGTRVNIVPCYRVKKGEWKSTTDRTPFHTDYLKPLLNERICSEIRLLKQFMKGIGVYGAEIKVGGFSGYLCELLVLFYGSFLQVLKAASSWKARTFIDLEGYYDRPADELHLVFEEPLVIIDPVDKERNTASAVRQERLDEFAAASRVLLDKPSTQLFYPSKTKPLSSEELLQAMIKRGSSLIFIQFGKVKAVSDILWGQLYKSQRSLRKLVRQRDFRIIRDAVWSDEKNLNIFLLEVEHRFLPPLKKHLGPPLEKRNECKKFLQKHTGSPRTLSGPRIEEGRWVVEIVRKHTSVIELLEAKLKDGGRNAGVAKLVSQAVAKNLKILVNEEILPTYSHNQDFAKFLTEYVKGKPKWLS from the coding sequence ATGGTTTCAAAGCTTGAAGGAATACTTCAAAAAATCTTGGAAAATACCACGCCTACCTTTGAAAAGAAAAAACGCGTTCTTGCATTGGCGAAAAAGCTTACACGAAAAGTAGAAGAAGTTGCACTGAAAGCAGAGTTAGATGTGGAAGTACGTGTTGAAGGGTCAATTGCAAAAAACACGTGGCTAAGAGAATCGCCAGACATCGACATTTTCATGCGTGTCTCCTCAACTGTGCCGCGAGAAGCTTTTGGCACTACATGTTTAGATATTGCACGAAAGGCGACAGCAGGCGCTGAACAAATTGAACGCTTCGCAGAACATCCATACCTAGAGGCAGTCATAGACGGAACTCGAGTGAATATTGTCCCTTGTTATCGAGTAAAGAAAGGAGAATGGAAAAGCACAACCGACCGCACGCCTTTTCACACTGACTACCTGAAACCTTTGCTAAATGAGAGAATTTGCAGCGAAATTCGCCTTTTGAAACAATTCATGAAAGGCATCGGCGTCTATGGCGCTGAAATTAAAGTAGGCGGCTTCAGTGGATATCTTTGTGAGCTCCTTGTCCTCTTCTACGGTTCCTTTCTTCAAGTTTTAAAGGCTGCAAGCAGTTGGAAGGCTCGAACGTTCATCGATCTAGAGGGTTATTATGATAGGCCAGCAGACGAATTGCACTTAGTCTTTGAAGAACCTTTAGTTATAATTGATCCAGTTGACAAGGAAAGAAACACCGCATCGGCAGTGAGACAAGAGCGATTGGATGAATTTGCTGCGGCATCAAGAGTCCTTCTAGATAAGCCAAGCACACAGTTATTTTATCCTTCAAAAACAAAGCCTCTCAGCTCCGAAGAGCTACTACAAGCAATGATAAAGCGTGGCTCAAGCCTAATCTTTATACAGTTCGGGAAAGTGAAAGCGGTCTCTGACATTCTTTGGGGGCAGCTTTACAAATCCCAAAGATCGCTTCGAAAACTTGTTAGACAGCGCGACTTTCGCATTATCCGTGACGCTGTATGGAGTGATGAAAAAAACCTAAACATATTTCTTCTGGAAGTAGAGCATCGTTTTCTGCCACCTTTGAAGAAGCATCTTGGACCGCCTTTAGAGAAGAGGAATGAATGTAAGAAATTTCTTCAAAAGCACACCGGTTCTCCACGGACATTATCTGGACCTCGAATCGAAGAGGGACGATGGGTAGTGGAAATAGTTCGGAAGCATACGAGTGTTATCGAATTGCTAGAGGCTAAGTTGAAAGATGGAGGGAGAAACGCTGGCGTAGCGAAACTTGTTTCCCAAGCTGTTGCAAAGAACCTGAAAATCTTGGTTAATGAAGAAATCCTTCCAACATATTCACACAATCAAGACTTTGCAAAATTCTTAACTGAGTATGTCAAGGGAAAACCAAAATGGTTAAGTTGA
- a CDS encoding site-2 protease family protein has product MSEPPTLPPEPATESIDTSQFDQIQPLVTAEFDVEEALIDHGIPTFYVNLQPNSKQAFIRLVRTLANVGYTPVLREKNGRNVLKVSPKPKMKPSRPIINVILFLLTIVTVSITGYILSLDLVEHGLNPLIGAASFALALLGILGAHEMGHKFAANYHKMEATMPYFIPGPPPLPGVFLGIGTFGAVIVQKETAPNRDSLFDIGASGPIAGFIVTIFVAAIGIAMSPIGARVDPLPGGGLPISPLFMFLMEALVKIEPIPGMNYYYILLHPVAFAGWIGMFVTLLNLLPTGMLDGGHTLRSIANNDSVRMIFTFASILVLLVTRNLLMLFFVLFLSMYRHPGPLDDVSKLSLSRKLVAVLLIVIFALCLFIF; this is encoded by the coding sequence ATGAGCGAACCACCTACTCTCCCTCCTGAACCAGCAACAGAATCCATTGATACTTCTCAGTTTGACCAAATTCAACCTTTGGTTACTGCAGAATTTGATGTAGAAGAGGCTCTGATCGATCATGGTATCCCAACATTTTACGTGAATTTACAACCAAACTCAAAACAAGCTTTCATTAGGCTTGTTAGAACCTTGGCCAACGTAGGATATACACCTGTACTAAGAGAGAAAAATGGAAGAAACGTGTTGAAAGTCTCGCCGAAACCGAAGATGAAGCCGAGCCGACCAATAATAAATGTAATACTCTTTCTACTAACTATTGTCACCGTCTCCATTACCGGATACATTCTTTCTCTCGACCTTGTCGAACATGGATTGAATCCCTTGATAGGTGCCGCTAGTTTTGCGTTAGCACTGTTGGGAATATTAGGTGCTCACGAGATGGGCCACAAATTCGCTGCTAACTATCATAAAATGGAGGCAACAATGCCATATTTTATTCCAGGGCCACCTCCACTGCCTGGGGTTTTCCTAGGAATTGGGACCTTTGGCGCGGTTATTGTGCAGAAAGAGACAGCGCCGAATAGAGATTCATTGTTTGACATAGGTGCTAGTGGACCAATTGCCGGATTCATCGTGACAATTTTTGTGGCCGCCATCGGCATTGCCATGTCACCTATAGGAGCTAGAGTCGATCCTTTGCCGGGTGGGGGGCTTCCCATATCGCCTCTATTCATGTTTCTCATGGAAGCTTTAGTGAAAATCGAGCCAATTCCTGGCATGAACTATTATTATATTCTATTGCATCCTGTCGCTTTTGCAGGTTGGATAGGAATGTTCGTCACTTTGCTTAATTTGCTGCCCACTGGAATGCTTGATGGAGGTCACACCTTAAGAAGCATAGCTAACAACGATTCTGTCCGCATGATTTTCACTTTTGCTTCAATTTTGGTGCTTCTAGTCACACGAAACTTGCTAATGCTGTTTTTTGTTCTCTTCCTTTCTATGTACAGGCATCCGGGACCTTTGGATGATGTTTCAAAGCTGTCTCTTTCAAGGAAATTGGTTGCTGTCTTATTGATTGTAATATTTGCTCTCTGCTTGTTTATTTTCTAG
- a CDS encoding 30S ribosomal protein S3ae — translation MSKRGKRVRDKWRSKSWYTIIAPNYFGNVELGAIPADDPKKLIGRVVDATLYDITNDFAHQYLKMSFQITEVDGKAAKTVFKGHEYSRDYLRSLVRRRTTRIDAVLNVTAKDGFGLRVAVCAFTLNRVKTSQEVAMRSIMRQIVSEKAAALAFDQFVQEVVLGKIASDIYNEAKKVAPIRHIGIRKSKLTFRPTEIAVAAA, via the coding sequence TGGCGCAGCAAATCTTGGTACACAATCATAGCGCCAAATTACTTCGGTAATGTTGAACTGGGCGCTATACCAGCAGATGACCCGAAAAAACTTATCGGCAGAGTCGTCGACGCTACGCTTTACGATATCACTAACGACTTTGCTCACCAATACCTCAAGATGTCTTTTCAAATCACCGAAGTAGATGGTAAAGCAGCCAAAACGGTGTTTAAAGGACATGAATACAGTCGAGACTATCTGCGCAGTTTGGTTCGACGTAGGACCACCCGTATTGATGCCGTTCTTAATGTTACAGCGAAGGATGGTTTTGGGCTGCGAGTTGCGGTGTGCGCATTTACTTTGAATCGTGTGAAAACATCTCAAGAAGTAGCTATGAGAAGCATTATGAGGCAGATTGTAAGCGAGAAAGCTGCCGCCCTTGCATTCGACCAGTTTGTACAAGAAGTGGTGTTGGGCAAGATAGCCTCAGATATCTACAATGAAGCTAAAAAGGTTGCACCTATACGTCACATAGGTATAAGAAAATCCAAACTTACATTTCGACCAACTGAAATAGCTGTTGCAGCAGCATAA
- a CDS encoding sugar phosphate isomerase/epimerase, which yields MTKIEIGLSMLHCLGEPFSSLCQRLQEVTVNYAELIDDGWHRLDQGRVKKLKEIGESQGLTYTLHAPFASINIAAPAEDLRNFILKRLEKSMAFARQLECRLMVFHSGLRTGISGFYPCVDWKTNIESVQNLLKLSRMHGIKIVVENVPAQYGFLVANVEQFSHFFNDLGEDLDLVLDVGHSNINCQTHALIEAFGKKIVHVHAHDNEGTKDIHLGVGYGTVNWQQFAEGIKKAGFKGIVMVESYCNIKESIATLQKLLT from the coding sequence ATGACCAAGATTGAAATCGGGTTGTCTATGCTACATTGTTTAGGTGAGCCATTTTCTAGTCTTTGTCAAAGGCTGCAAGAGGTAACAGTGAACTATGCGGAGCTGATTGATGATGGTTGGCACAGACTCGACCAAGGGCGAGTGAAAAAGCTTAAGGAAATTGGTGAGTCACAAGGCTTGACATACACGTTGCATGCGCCCTTCGCAAGTATAAACATCGCTGCACCAGCAGAAGATTTGCGCAATTTTATTCTTAAACGACTTGAGAAATCTATGGCTTTTGCACGACAACTCGAATGCCGTCTAATGGTGTTTCATTCAGGGTTGCGGACGGGGATAAGTGGCTTTTATCCATGTGTGGACTGGAAAACAAACATTGAATCGGTACAGAATCTGCTGAAGCTGTCCAGAATGCATGGGATAAAGATTGTAGTTGAAAATGTTCCAGCACAATATGGTTTCTTGGTGGCAAATGTTGAGCAGTTTTCCCATTTTTTCAATGATCTCGGCGAAGACTTAGATTTAGTCTTAGACGTGGGGCACTCTAACATCAACTGTCAAACTCACGCTTTAATAGAAGCTTTTGGCAAGAAGATTGTTCACGTCCACGCACATGACAACGAAGGAACCAAAGACATACACCTAGGAGTCGGCTATGGCACTGTAAATTGGCAACAATTCGCAGAAGGCATTAAAAAAGCAGGTTTCAAGGGAATTGTAATGGTGGAATCCTACTGCAACATAAAGGAAAGCATAGCAACACTGCAAAAACTGCTCACTTAA
- a CDS encoding DNA methyltransferase — translation MPSLFFLLSGEHETLPFAELKAILETEGIVYEEVQTLPQILRLDAVIDAVKAVEGRAALTRVCCQELFCCKASFANIVKAMQSVTLENLLNSGESFVVRVRRVGEAARNLVGMDLERKLGELILNKAKGVKVNLKQPQRTFFGTITDDSFLFGLKFAEISPTPFMQRRPRKRPFFHPSAMPAKLARCMVNLAKPNSGDLVLDPFCGTGSFLIEAGLLGCRVLGFDAKKRMVRGSLRNLRFFNIDCEGLVVADAKRLPLMKVDCIVTDPPYGRSASTMGYTTGRIIQDFLAMSSDKIAKRKRICIAAPKTVHISEIAETLGLRHVQSHFVYVHRSLTREIVVLENA, via the coding sequence GTGCCTTCACTCTTCTTTCTTCTCTCAGGTGAACATGAAACGCTTCCGTTCGCGGAACTGAAAGCAATTCTGGAGACCGAAGGCATCGTTTATGAAGAGGTGCAAACGCTACCACAGATTCTGCGGTTGGATGCAGTTATTGATGCAGTCAAAGCGGTTGAAGGGCGAGCCGCATTGACCCGAGTTTGCTGTCAGGAACTGTTCTGTTGTAAAGCTTCTTTCGCCAATATTGTGAAGGCCATGCAGTCTGTCACGTTGGAAAACCTTCTCAACTCGGGTGAGAGTTTTGTTGTGCGTGTTCGGCGGGTAGGTGAAGCAGCGCGAAATTTGGTTGGTATGGATTTGGAACGGAAGCTTGGCGAACTGATTTTGAACAAGGCTAAAGGAGTAAAAGTCAACCTTAAACAGCCACAGAGAACTTTCTTTGGAACGATAACTGATGACAGCTTTCTTTTTGGATTGAAATTTGCAGAAATATCGCCCACTCCTTTCATGCAGAGGCGACCGCGAAAACGTCCCTTTTTTCACCCGTCAGCAATGCCTGCGAAGTTGGCGAGATGTATGGTTAATTTGGCCAAGCCTAATAGCGGTGATTTGGTTCTTGACCCTTTCTGCGGTACTGGCAGCTTTCTCATAGAGGCTGGTTTGCTGGGCTGTCGGGTGTTGGGTTTTGATGCTAAGAAGCGCATGGTTCGAGGGAGCTTGCGGAATCTGAGGTTTTTCAACATAGACTGTGAGGGTTTGGTGGTTGCAGATGCAAAGCGTTTGCCTTTAATGAAGGTGGATTGCATTGTTACAGACCCGCCATATGGTCGCTCTGCATCCACAATGGGATATACAACAGGGCGAATTATTCAGGATTTTCTAGCAATGTCCAGTGATAAGATAGCGAAACGAAAACGCATATGCATAGCCGCTCCTAAAACGGTTCACATAAGCGAGATAGCTGAAACGTTAGGTCTTAGACATGTTCAGTCCCACTTTGTTTATGTACATCGAAGTCTCACAAGAGAAATAGTTGTGTTGGAGAATGCGTAG
- a CDS encoding hydroxymethylglutaryl-CoA reductase, degradative — protein sequence MSKISAFAGFYKLPVKERLRIVKEFANLTDEETSLLTNTGSLSIELADRMIENVVGAFPVPLGIAVNFLINKRDYLIPMAIEEPSVVAAASYAAKMAREGGGFHTTSTSPVMIGQIQAVNIEDPYRARMAVYGYKEDILKKANEQDPVLVSLGGGAKDLDAKIIHTPSGPMLITELHVDCRDAMGANAVNTMAEAVAPMIERITGGRVYLRIISNLATKRLARAYVTIPKEAVGGEEVVQGIVQAYHFAASDPYRAATHNKGILNGAIAVVIATCNDHRAIEAGAHAYAARTGHYTTLSSWEKNQKGDLAGSLEMPMAVGTIGGAIRTHPIARIALKILGVKSANELAEVITTVGLAQNLGALRALAHEGIQRGHMRLHARNIAIAAGATDELIDVVTGQMVKERKIRMDRAKEILEQYRKIKP from the coding sequence ATGAGTAAGATTTCCGCATTTGCAGGTTTCTACAAGTTACCGGTAAAAGAGAGGCTTCGAATCGTTAAAGAATTCGCCAACCTAACAGATGAGGAAACAAGTTTGCTCACGAACACAGGTTCTCTATCCATTGAACTTGCTGATCGCATGATAGAAAACGTCGTCGGTGCTTTCCCAGTTCCTCTAGGCATAGCTGTCAACTTCCTCATCAACAAGCGAGACTATCTAATCCCTATGGCTATCGAAGAACCTTCAGTCGTGGCAGCGGCAAGCTACGCCGCAAAGATGGCGCGCGAAGGCGGAGGCTTCCATACAACTAGCACATCACCCGTTATGATAGGTCAAATTCAAGCAGTGAATATAGAAGATCCATATCGTGCTCGAATGGCAGTCTATGGCTACAAAGAAGACATTCTCAAGAAAGCTAACGAACAAGATCCAGTTCTCGTTTCTCTAGGCGGCGGTGCTAAGGATTTAGATGCAAAAATCATCCACACTCCATCAGGTCCAATGCTCATAACCGAACTTCATGTTGACTGTCGAGACGCCATGGGCGCCAACGCAGTTAACACCATGGCAGAGGCCGTAGCTCCTATGATAGAAAGGATAACGGGCGGACGTGTCTACCTCCGCATCATCAGTAACCTTGCCACAAAGCGTTTAGCTAGAGCATACGTGACTATTCCTAAAGAAGCGGTGGGTGGAGAAGAAGTTGTGCAAGGCATAGTACAAGCATACCACTTCGCAGCCTCAGACCCTTACCGCGCAGCAACACATAACAAAGGCATTCTCAACGGCGCAATTGCTGTGGTCATCGCGACATGCAACGACCACCGCGCCATAGAAGCAGGCGCCCACGCTTACGCTGCCCGTACAGGCCACTACACAACCTTATCTTCATGGGAAAAAAACCAAAAAGGAGACTTGGCGGGTTCACTTGAAATGCCTATGGCAGTCGGCACCATAGGAGGCGCCATACGTACCCACCCCATCGCCAGAATCGCACTCAAAATCCTAGGCGTAAAATCAGCTAACGAACTCGCCGAAGTTATAACCACAGTAGGCTTGGCTCAAAATCTGGGCGCTCTCCGCGCTCTAGCACATGAAGGCATTCAACGTGGTCACATGCGGCTGCACGCCCGAAACATAGCAATCGCAGCCGGCGCCACCGACGAACTCATTGACGTTGTTACCGGCCAAATGGTGAAGGAACGCAAAATACGCATGGACAGAGCTAAAGAAATCCTTGAGCAATACCGGAAGATTAAACCATGA
- a CDS encoding AAA family ATPase → MVVGVAGMPGAGKATVVEVAKKMGCGVVVMGDEVREETELRGLEPTPENVGKVMLTMRQEGGPAVVAKRCVPKIGEVKDKVVIVDGVRSLYEADEFQKHFVKFKLLAIHSSPETRFKRLFKRKRSDDPASWETFLERDWRELRVGLGNVIASADVMILNEGKKAELKKEVLKFLEKVTKNG, encoded by the coding sequence ATCGTTGTCGGAGTTGCAGGAATGCCTGGTGCTGGAAAAGCAACGGTGGTTGAAGTTGCTAAGAAAATGGGTTGCGGCGTTGTTGTTATGGGTGATGAAGTAAGAGAAGAAACAGAACTCCGAGGTTTAGAGCCGACGCCTGAAAACGTGGGTAAAGTTATGCTGACGATGCGTCAAGAAGGCGGCCCTGCAGTGGTGGCGAAACGGTGTGTCCCAAAAATTGGGGAAGTGAAGGATAAAGTTGTTATTGTTGACGGGGTTCGCAGTCTCTATGAGGCAGACGAGTTCCAAAAGCACTTTGTGAAATTCAAGCTCTTAGCTATTCACTCCTCGCCCGAAACACGGTTCAAAAGGCTCTTTAAACGTAAACGAAGCGATGACCCAGCCAGTTGGGAAACATTTCTGGAGCGGGATTGGCGAGAACTCCGCGTTGGGCTTGGCAACGTTATCGCTTCTGCAGATGTGATGATACTGAATGAAGGAAAAAAAGCCGAGCTCAAGAAAGAAGTGCTCAAGTTTTTGGAGAAAGTGACGAAAAATGGATGA
- a CDS encoding nucleotidyltransferase domain-containing protein, which yields MSHNHRTNQRKRVAQEAAGMLYTGQEKEYKQAKLRAAKILGVHVLPNNAEVAIELDRIAEEREGKTRQERLVQMRREALQIMRVLRNFGPVLVGSVWRGTAHRNSDIDIAAYAKNPQEIVSTLQKNNYPIKRTEIQTVTKKGKKGQSFHIYVDFPSNDHAEIVVRSPEDISYQVRCEIYGDIVTGSTIKQLQMVLEENPEQKFLPI from the coding sequence GTGAGCCACAACCATCGAACAAATCAAAGGAAACGAGTTGCTCAAGAAGCTGCGGGAATGCTTTACACGGGGCAAGAAAAGGAGTATAAGCAGGCTAAGCTGCGTGCTGCTAAAATTTTAGGTGTTCATGTTCTTCCGAATAATGCTGAAGTGGCAATAGAACTTGACCGAATCGCCGAGGAAAGAGAAGGAAAAACAAGGCAGGAAAGACTCGTCCAAATGAGACGTGAAGCTCTCCAAATAATGCGAGTTCTCAGAAATTTTGGTCCAGTCTTGGTTGGAAGTGTGTGGCGAGGGACTGCTCACCGCAACAGCGACATCGATATTGCTGCTTATGCAAAAAATCCGCAAGAAATTGTTTCAACACTTCAGAAAAACAACTATCCAATAAAGAGGACCGAAATCCAAACGGTTACAAAAAAAGGGAAAAAGGGGCAGTCCTTCCACATTTATGTGGATTTTCCGTCAAATGACCATGCAGAAATCGTAGTCCGTAGCCCAGAAGACATTAGTTACCAAGTTAGGTGTGAAATCTACGGAGACATAGTTACAGGTTCAACCATAAAACAACTGCAGATGGTCCTAGAGGAAAATCCTGAACAAAAATTTCTGCCAATATAA
- the thpR gene encoding RNA 2',3'-cyclic phosphodiesterase has product MVYTETMKEGFRMQEPIRSFIAFDIDNEAILKRLSETQEKLVRTGAALKLVKLENIHITMRFLGSIQPNMVDRIHKEMEQVPFTSFNVEIRGVGAFPKLKYPRVVWVGIQKGSENLKDVFNQLESRLRKLGFKPDSKGFSPHITIARVKTGLNKAELIRCINELTNYEFGVLKADCLKLKKSVLTPKGPIYSILKEVCREN; this is encoded by the coding sequence ATGGTTTACACTGAAACTATGAAAGAAGGATTCAGGATGCAAGAACCCATCCGCAGCTTCATAGCTTTTGATATCGATAATGAGGCAATTCTGAAACGGCTATCCGAGACCCAAGAGAAGCTTGTAAGAACTGGTGCTGCTTTGAAACTTGTCAAGCTGGAAAACATTCACATCACGATGCGTTTCTTAGGGAGCATACAGCCAAACATGGTTGACAGGATTCACAAAGAAATGGAACAAGTGCCATTTACATCCTTCAATGTGGAGATTCGAGGAGTAGGCGCCTTTCCCAAGCTTAAATATCCGCGCGTTGTCTGGGTAGGCATCCAAAAAGGCTCTGAGAATCTTAAAGACGTTTTTAACCAGTTGGAGTCACGTCTTCGAAAACTAGGATTCAAGCCGGACTCGAAAGGATTCAGTCCCCACATCACAATCGCTAGGGTAAAAACAGGTCTTAATAAAGCAGAGCTTATTCGTTGCATAAATGAGTTAACGAATTACGAGTTCGGAGTTTTAAAAGCAGATTGCTTGAAGCTTAAGAAAAGCGTCTTGACACCTAAAGGCCCCATATACTCTATCTTGAAAGAAGTTTGCCGGGAGAACTAA
- a CDS encoding MBL fold metallo-hydrolase has protein sequence MNLKMLTVGSLFTNCYVVWCDKTREAIVIDPGFDRQSEAGKVLHILKENGLKVKFIVDTHGHPDHTCGNGVVKSATDASILIHKLDAGMLGRTGKDLESLFGFHVLSPVADSFLEGGDVVRFGRVALRVLRTPGHSPGSISLIGEDCVFTGDTLFAGSIGRVDLPGGSGKDIMRSLLEKLAVLPERLVVYPGHGPTSTIEREKRSNPFLQRNFDVSLLG, from the coding sequence ATGAATTTAAAGATGTTGACTGTGGGTTCGTTGTTCACAAATTGTTACGTGGTTTGGTGTGACAAGACTAGAGAGGCGATAGTGATAGACCCCGGGTTTGATCGTCAAAGCGAGGCTGGAAAGGTTTTGCATATTTTGAAAGAGAACGGGTTAAAGGTTAAGTTTATTGTTGATACGCATGGGCATCCTGATCATACATGTGGTAACGGTGTCGTCAAAAGTGCAACCGATGCATCCATCTTAATTCATAAGTTAGATGCGGGTATGTTGGGCAGGACAGGGAAAGATTTGGAGTCATTGTTTGGCTTTCACGTTTTATCACCTGTTGCTGATAGTTTCTTAGAGGGTGGTGATGTGGTTAGGTTTGGGAGGGTTGCTTTGCGGGTTTTGCGTACACCAGGGCATAGTCCAGGAAGCATTTCGCTTATCGGAGAGGATTGTGTTTTTACTGGTGATACGTTGTTTGCGGGTTCTATTGGTCGTGTGGATTTGCCTGGAGGTTCAGGCAAGGACATTATGCGGTCATTACTGGAGAAGTTGGCTGTATTGCCGGAGAGACTCGTTGTCTATCCTGGTCATGGACCAACATCTACTATTGAGAGAGAGAAGCGTAGTAACCCTTTTTTGCAGAGGAATTTTGATGTGTCACTTCTAGGGTAA
- a CDS encoding ribose-phosphate pyrophosphokinase produces the protein MIILPGPANQDLAKRLAAELKTRLVPVFFKKFPDGESYIRIEGDVQDRHVIVVQTTSPPQDERMMQLFLLASAAKNQGAQGVTAVVPYFAYSRQDKIFLPGEAFSVKTVVDMLKTCGVTQIITINAHNPMALEGLNLSIKDLSAIPLLAKYFRDQSFEGAVSLSMGKKGVATAKEAANILKGTYDYIPTRRDRHTGKVSIEEKTLNIENKVAIFFDDIISSGGTMIKAVAHAKSQGAAKVYAACVHPLLMADARERIIKSGADEVVGTDSVPSPVSVVSVVPIIAKALINQGA, from the coding sequence ATGATAATTCTGCCTGGTCCAGCAAACCAAGATCTAGCGAAACGTCTTGCAGCAGAGTTAAAAACTAGGTTAGTTCCTGTCTTTTTCAAGAAATTTCCAGACGGCGAAAGCTACATACGCATTGAAGGCGACGTACAAGACAGACACGTTATAGTCGTTCAAACTACAAGTCCACCTCAAGATGAAAGAATGATGCAGCTATTCTTGTTGGCGTCTGCCGCAAAAAACCAAGGTGCTCAAGGGGTTACAGCGGTAGTTCCTTACTTCGCGTACAGCCGCCAAGATAAAATCTTCCTTCCCGGTGAAGCTTTCAGCGTCAAGACTGTTGTTGATATGCTCAAAACGTGCGGAGTCACTCAGATAATCACTATAAACGCTCACAACCCCATGGCTTTGGAAGGTCTCAACCTTTCCATAAAAGATCTATCAGCCATCCCCTTGTTGGCGAAGTATTTCAGAGACCAGAGCTTCGAAGGTGCAGTTTCGCTGTCGATGGGCAAGAAAGGCGTGGCAACAGCAAAGGAAGCCGCAAATATACTCAAAGGCACATACGACTACATTCCAACCCGAAGAGACCGACACACTGGAAAAGTCAGCATCGAAGAGAAGACGCTTAATATTGAAAACAAAGTCGCAATTTTCTTCGACGACATCATAAGCAGTGGCGGAACAATGATAAAAGCAGTTGCTCACGCCAAAAGCCAAGGAGCAGCAAAGGTGTACGCCGCCTGTGTTCACCCTCTCTTGATGGCTGATGCTAGGGAGAGAATAATAAAGAGTGGAGCAGACGAAGTTGTAGGCACCGACAGTGTTCCAAGCCCTGTAAGCGTCGTCTCTGTGGTACCCATAATCGCCAAGGCTCTCATCAACCAAGGAGCCTAA
- the rnz gene encoding ribonuclease Z → MSLQVIFLGTAGSVPTPTRSLPAIAIQRKGELILFDCGEGVQRQMVKAGLGFNKKMKVFITHMHGDHMFGLPGLIQTMSLLDRIRKLEIYGPTGLEDFVEAIEKTVQFTLTFPLQIAKIKREGLVCEEKEYEIYAAWADHMSPAFAYSLVEKPRPGKFYPEKAKALGVPEGVLWSKLQHGSAIKLSNERLVEPEEVVGPPRPGRKIAYTGDSRSTKSLMKLAKNADLLIHDSTFDDELAERATEDGHSTPSQAAKTAKKAKVKRLILTHISARYKTPDLLLNQARKAFVNVDVAEDFMKIDLPLLDVK, encoded by the coding sequence ATGAGCTTACAAGTCATTTTTCTTGGAACGGCAGGTAGCGTTCCTACACCTACTAGATCGTTACCAGCCATCGCAATACAGAGAAAAGGCGAGCTAATTCTCTTCGACTGCGGCGAGGGCGTTCAACGTCAAATGGTGAAGGCAGGTTTAGGCTTTAACAAGAAAATGAAGGTATTTATAACTCACATGCATGGCGACCATATGTTTGGCTTACCCGGGCTAATCCAGACAATGTCGCTGCTAGACCGCATAAGGAAGCTTGAAATCTACGGGCCAACAGGCTTGGAAGATTTTGTTGAAGCCATCGAAAAAACTGTGCAGTTCACTCTTACGTTTCCTCTTCAAATAGCCAAAATTAAACGTGAAGGGCTTGTCTGCGAAGAGAAAGAATACGAAATATATGCTGCATGGGCAGACCACATGTCTCCTGCATTCGCTTACAGCCTTGTTGAAAAGCCGCGTCCAGGCAAATTCTATCCTGAAAAAGCCAAAGCGTTAGGAGTTCCCGAAGGCGTGTTGTGGTCGAAACTTCAGCATGGGTCAGCCATAAAGCTGTCAAACGAGAGACTTGTTGAGCCCGAAGAAGTGGTTGGTCCACCGAGACCAGGAAGGAAAATCGCATACACTGGGGACAGCAGATCTACAAAGTCTCTAATGAAGTTGGCTAAAAACGCTGATCTACTGATCCACGACAGCACTTTCGATGATGAACTTGCAGAAAGAGCCACGGAGGACGGACATTCTACACCGAGCCAAGCCGCGAAAACTGCAAAAAAAGCTAAGGTGAAGCGGTTGATTCTGACGCATATCAGTGCACGTTATAAGACGCCCGATTTGCTGTTGAATCAAGCTAGGAAAGCCTTTGTGAATGTTGATGTGGCTGAAGATTTTATGAAAATTGACCTGCCGCTGCTTGATGTTAAGTGA